A stretch of DNA from Candidatus Desulfatibia profunda:
GTGCAGCTTGTCAGGGTCTTCCCGGGCTTCGCTCGCAATAGTTTTGAACGCTTCGATAAACTGATCGATATCTTCTTTGGATTCGGTTTCAGTGGGTTCCACCATGATGGCCCCGTGTACGACCAGCGGAAAATATATGGTTGGCGGGTGAAATCCATAATCCATCAGTCGCTTGGCCATATCCAGGGTTGTAACTTTTTGAGCCGCTTGATGTTTGTCGGAAAAAACGCATTCATGCATGCAAGGTCTGTCAAAAGGAAGATGGAGTGTTCCTTTTAACATTTCTTTGATATAGTTTGCATTCAAAACAGCAAGCTGGCTGGCCTTTTTCAGATTCTTTGCCCCCATGCTGCGAATATAACTGTAAGCTTTGATGATGACGTTAAAAGCGCCGTAAAAGGCTGCAACCTTGCCGATGGATTCAGGATAATCTTCGGCAAGGATATATAGGCCGTTTTTCTCGACGACGCGCGGGATGGGCAGAAATGGTTCAAGCTGTTTTTTGACGCACACGGGACCTGAACCGGGTCCGCCGCCGCCATGGGGTGTTGAAAAGGTCTTATGAAGGTTGAGCTGCATGACGTCAATCCCGATATCCCCCATCTTTACCACCCCCATGACGGCATTCAAATTGGCACCGTCGCAATAGACCAGTCCGCCTTTAGCGTGTACGATTGCGGCTATTTTTTGGATATTTTCTTCAAAAAGACCCAGCGTATTGGGATTGGTTACCATGATTCCGGCGGTGTCTGCATCCATGGTTGCGGCAATGGCTTCCACCGATAAAATTCCCTGTTCATTCGATGCTACGGCCACAGGATGGTAACCGCACAGCGCCGCGCTGGCAGGATTTGTGCCGTGGGCGGTATCCGGGACAATGATTTTTGAACGCTGCGTTCCCTGCTTCTTATGGAAAGCATGGATAATGAACATTCCGGTAAGCTCTCCATGGGCTCCGGCGGCCGGTTGGAGGGCGGTTGCATCCATGCCGGTAATTTCGTTAAGATATTGACATAATTCAAATATCACCTTTAGCGCGCCTTGAGACAGGCTGGCGGGCACAAGCGGATGCGCCCCGCTAAATCCTGGAAGGCTTGCCTGTTTTTCATTGGTTTTGGGGTTGTACTTCATGGTACATGAACCCAAGGGGTACATGCCGGTGTCCACCCCGAAATTCCACTGGGCCAGCCGGGTGTAGTGGCGAACAATATCCACCTCGCTCAAATCAGGGAAGTCAGGCCCTTGGCCGGTGAGTTCTGCATTCAGAGGGCAGGGCTCAACATCACGCCGGGGAAGGGAAAATCCGTGTCTGCCCTTTTTTCCTTTTTCCCAAAGGAAAGGCTCATTTAGTATCAGGCCGCTGGTACCTAAAGATGCTTTCATGCTTTAACCTCCCTGACCAGGGCATCCATGTCGTCCTTGGACCTGGTTTCCGTTACGCACAACAGGTAATGGTTGGAGAGTTCAGGATAGTAAGCGGCCAGGGAAAGGCCTGCCACTATCTTTTTTTCCAAAAGACGCTGGTAGGTGTCCTCAAAGCCGGAAGGGAATTCAACGACGAATTCATTGAAAGTCGGGCCGGCAAAGGGAATGGCAAATCCCGCCTTTTTCAATTCCCTTTTAAGATACTCGGCCTTGTCATGGTTGAGTCGGGCAAGCTCCCGTATCCCGGTACCCCCGACAGAAGCCATATACATGGCGGCTGCCAAAGCACAGAGGCTGTTGTTGGTGCAAATATTGGAAGTCGCTTTTTCGCGGCGGATGTGCTGCTCTCGGGTCGCAAGGGTCAGCACAAAGCCTCTTTTGCCATCCAGATCTTTGGTTTTGCCGACCAGCCGACCCGGCAGGCTGCGCATGTACTGCTTGCTGCTTGCCAGCATACCCAGTGCCGGTCCTCCGAAGGAACAGGGGATACCTAAACTCTGCCCTTCACCGCCGACGATATCGGCACCTTGACTGCCCGGGCTTTTTAAAAGACCGTACGCAAGAGCTTCCGTAAAGGAAGCAACCAGAAGGGCCTTTTGGTCATGAACCTTGTCCCCGGCTGCCTGAAGATTCTCAATGCATCCAAAAAAATTAGGTGACTGGATGGCAACGGCTGCAAGATCGTCCATCCTGTCAAGCCCGGACACATCGGTTACACCGCTGTTCAGATAGGGAAGTTGTAAAATTTCATAGCCGGTGGGTTCAAAATAGGTTTGAATCACGCGACGATATAAGGGATGAATCAGGCTCGAAACAGCGACTTTCGTTCGTTTGGTGATACGAATGGCCATAAGAAGCGCTTCGGCCAGGGACGTGGCACCGTCATAATGGGAGGCGGTTGCCACTTCCATGCCCAGAAGCCGCGCAGCCAGGGTCTGATATTCATAAATCGCCTGAAGCGTTCCCTGGCTCATTTCCGGTTGGTAAGGGGTATATGATGTCACAAACTCGGAACGACCTAGAAGGTAAGATACCGATGCAGGAATAAAGTGTTGATAACTGCCGGCACCTACGAACAGTTTATATTCCGGAGAGACAGCCATATTGTTGGCCAGCGCGGCCATGTGGTCGTTTAATTCCCACTCGCTTAACGCTTCCGGCAGATTCAAATCGCCCTTGAAACGGCAATCGTTTGGGACTGTCGAAAAAAGATCGTCAAGCTTGTTAACCCCCACAACCCGAAGCATTGAAAAAATATCTTCAGCGGTATGAGGCAAGTAACGCATTTACGCTGCTCCTTTCAGCTTTTCCAGGCAGGCGGTATTGGTCATGAGGGTGTCTAGCTCGGATAGATCCCCGGGATTGACCACAACGAACCATCCATCACCGTAAGGACCGGTGTTTACCAGTTCGGGCGATTCTTCAAGGGCGGTGTTTACAGCAATAATTTTCCCGCTAACCGGAAGGTAGCATTCGCACACAGCCTTGACGGACTCCACGGTCGCAAATTCATCTCCCTGCTTAAAGGTATCCCCCACCTGGGGCAGCTCCACGAAAACAATGTCTCCGAGTTGGTCCTGGGCATAGTCATCAAGGCCTACCCTGATCGTATCGTCCTCACGCCTGGCCCATTCATGATCTTCTGCATATCGAACGTCATCCGGCAGAATTAGTTCA
This window harbors:
- the gcvPB gene encoding aminomethyl-transferring glycine dehydrogenase subunit GcvPB, translating into MKASLGTSGLILNEPFLWEKGKKGRHGFSLPRRDVEPCPLNAELTGQGPDFPDLSEVDIVRHYTRLAQWNFGVDTGMYPLGSCTMKYNPKTNEKQASLPGFSGAHPLVPASLSQGALKVIFELCQYLNEITGMDATALQPAAGAHGELTGMFIIHAFHKKQGTQRSKIIVPDTAHGTNPASAALCGYHPVAVASNEQGILSVEAIAATMDADTAGIMVTNPNTLGLFEENIQKIAAIVHAKGGLVYCDGANLNAVMGVVKMGDIGIDVMQLNLHKTFSTPHGGGGPGSGPVCVKKQLEPFLPIPRVVEKNGLYILAEDYPESIGKVAAFYGAFNVIIKAYSYIRSMGAKNLKKASQLAVLNANYIKEMLKGTLHLPFDRPCMHECVFSDKHQAAQKVTTLDMAKRLMDYGFHPPTIYFPLVVHGAIMVEPTETESKEDIDQFIEAFKTIASEAREDPDKLHQAPKRCKVKRLDEVTAARKPCLAG
- the gcvPA gene encoding aminomethyl-transferring glycine dehydrogenase subunit GcvPA — protein: MRYLPHTAEDIFSMLRVVGVNKLDDLFSTVPNDCRFKGDLNLPEALSEWELNDHMAALANNMAVSPEYKLFVGAGSYQHFIPASVSYLLGRSEFVTSYTPYQPEMSQGTLQAIYEYQTLAARLLGMEVATASHYDGATSLAEALLMAIRITKRTKVAVSSLIHPLYRRVIQTYFEPTGYEILQLPYLNSGVTDVSGLDRMDDLAAVAIQSPNFFGCIENLQAAGDKVHDQKALLVASFTEALAYGLLKSPGSQGADIVGGEGQSLGIPCSFGGPALGMLASSKQYMRSLPGRLVGKTKDLDGKRGFVLTLATREQHIRREKATSNICTNNSLCALAAAMYMASVGGTGIRELARLNHDKAEYLKRELKKAGFAIPFAGPTFNEFVVEFPSGFEDTYQRLLEKKIVAGLSLAAYYPELSNHYLLCVTETRSKDDMDALVREVKA
- the gcvH gene encoding glycine cleavage system protein GcvH, which codes for MKEISELILPDDVRYAEDHEWARREDDTIRVGLDDYAQDQLGDIVFVELPQVGDTFKQGDEFATVESVKAVCECYLPVSGKIIAVNTALEESPELVNTGPYGDGWFVVVNPGDLSELDTLMTNTACLEKLKGAA